One part of the Quercus lobata isolate SW786 chromosome 7, ValleyOak3.0 Primary Assembly, whole genome shotgun sequence genome encodes these proteins:
- the LOC115952611 gene encoding thylakoid ADP,ATP carrier protein, chloroplastic-like isoform X2 has translation MREERAILVCRNIPNLKTSDSNCGLIDTSSDHQKPLWKATCLTYTTNNRLADGATANGNRCNFACLSVAEKRKEFDPTPAQLLKHPLALAAYVPKDAALFGAGAIAGAAAKTFTAPLERIKLLMQTHGVRVGQQSAKKAIGFIEAITLIGKEEGIRGYWKGNLPQVIRVIPYSAVQLFAYETYKKLFRGVDGELSVIGRLAAGACAGMTSTFITYPLDVLRLRMAVEPGYRAMSEVALTMLREEGFASFYYGLGPSLLGIAPYIAVNFCIFDLVKKSLPEKYQKRTEASLLTAVMSASLATLTCYPLDTVRRQMQMKGSPYNTVLDAFPALGLLPLTLLNV, from the exons atgagagaagagagagccaTATTGGTTTGCCGGAACATCCCAAACCTCAAAACCTCAGACTCCAACTGCGGTCTCATTGACACCTCCTCGGACCACCAAAAACCGCTCTGGAAGGCCACGTGTCTCACCTACACAACTAACAACAGACTTGCTGACGGTGCCACTGCCAATGGCAATCGTTGTAATTTCGCCTGCCTTTCAGTGgcagaaaagagaaaagagttcGACCCGACTCCGGCTCAGCTCCTCAAACACCCGCTGGCTTTAGCCGCTTACGTCCCCAAAGATGCCGCGCTTTTCGGCGCCGGCGCCATAGCTGGCGCAGCCGCCAAGACCTTCACGGCTCCGCTTGAACGTATCAAGCTCCTTATGCAG ACACATGGCGTGCGGGTCGGGCAGCAAAGTGCTAAGAAGGCGATTGGTTTCATCGAG GCCATAACATTAATTGGGAAGGAAGAAGGGATCAGAGGATACTGGAAAGGCAACCTCCCTCAG gtGATACGGGTCATACCTTACAGTGCTGTCCAGCTTTTTGCTTACGAAACTTACAAG AAACTTTTTAGGGGAGTGGATGGTGAGCTCTCTGTTATTGGAAGACTTGCAGCAGGTGCTTGTGCTGGCATGACATCCACTTTT ATAACATACCCTTTAGATGTCTTGAGGCTACGCATGGCAGTTGAACCAGGGTATCGAGCCATGTCTGAG GTTGCACTAACCATGCTGAGAGAGGAAGGATTTGCCTCATTTTACTATGGTCTTGGACCTTCCCTTCTTGGAATAGCTCCTTATATTGCTGTGAACTTTTGCATTTTTGACTT GGTGAAGAAGTCTTTGCCAGAAAAATATCAAAAGAGGACCGAAGCATCTCTACTAACTGCTGTGATGTCAGCGTCTCTTGCCACACTCACGTGCTATCCCTTGGACACTGTGAGAAGACAGATGCAAATGAAGGGTTCACCATACAATACTGTTCTGGATGCCTTTCCAG